In one window of Microtus pennsylvanicus isolate mMicPen1 chromosome 2, mMicPen1.hap1, whole genome shotgun sequence DNA:
- the Arl14ep gene encoding ARL14 effector protein isoform X2: MMDPCSVGVQLRTTQDCHKTFYTRHTGFKTLQELSSNDMLLLQLRTGMTLSGNNTICFHHIKIYIDRFEELQKSCCDPFNIHKKLAKKNLHVIDLDDATFLSAKFGRQLVPGWKLCPKCTQIINGSVDVDSDDRQRRKPESDGRTAKALRSLQFTNPGKQTEFAPESGKREKRKLTKNSSAGSDRQIIPAKSKVYDSQGLLIFSGMDLCDCLDEDCLGCFYACPTCGSTKCGAECRCDRKWLYEQIEIEGGEIIHNKHAGDHPNTWPAKK; the protein is encoded by the exons ATGATGGATCCATGTTCAGTTGGAGTCCAGCTTCGGACTACACAAGACTGCCATAAAACCTTCTATACTCGGCACACAGGTTTCAAGACTTTGCAGGAACTGTCATCAAATGACATGCTTCTGCTTCAGCTTAGGACTGGAATGACCCTCTCTGGGAATAATACAATTTGCTTTcatcatataaaaatttatattgaCAGATTTGAGGAGTTACAGAAGTCATGTTGTGACCCGTTTAACATACACAAAAAGCTAGCCAAAAAGAATCTGCATGTAATTGACTTAGATGATGCCACGTTTCTGAGCGCAAAGTTTGGAAGACAGCTGGTACCTGGTTGGAAGCTTTGCCCAAAATGTACCCAGATCATTAATGGAAGTGTGGATGTTGATTCAGATGACCGCCAGAGACGGAAACCGGAgtcagat ggAAGAACTGCTAAAGCTCTGCGCTCCCTGCAGTTCACAAACCCGGGAAAGCAGACAGAATTTGCTCCAGAAAGTGgtaagagggagaaaaggaagctcACCAAGAACTCGAGCGCTGGTTCTGACAG ACAAATTATTCCAGCAAAGAGTAAAGTCTATGACAGCCAGGGTCTGCTGATTTTCAGTGGCATGGACCTCTGCGACTGCCTTGATGAGGACTGCCTGGGATGCTTCTATGCCTGCCCCACCTGTGGGTCCACCAAATGCGGAGCAGAGTGCCGCTGTGACCGCAAGTGGCTGTATGAGCAAATAGAGATTGAAGGAGGAGAAATAATCCATAATAAACATGCTGG TGATCACCCAAATACCTGGCCAGCAAAGAAGTAA
- the Arl14ep gene encoding ARL14 effector protein isoform X1, protein MMDPCSVGVQLRTTQDCHKTFYTRHTGFKTLQELSSNDMLLLQLRTGMTLSGNNTICFHHIKIYIDRFEELQKSCCDPFNIHKKLAKKNLHVIDLDDATFLSAKFGRQLVPGWKLCPKCTQIINGSVDVDSDDRQRRKPESDGRTAKALRSLQFTNPGKQTEFAPESGKREKRKLTKNSSAGSDRQIIPAKSKVYDSQGLLIFSGMDLCDCLDEDCLGCFYACPTCGSTKCGAECRCDRKWLYEQIEIEGGEIIHNKHAGKAYGLLSPCHPYDILQK, encoded by the exons ATGATGGATCCATGTTCAGTTGGAGTCCAGCTTCGGACTACACAAGACTGCCATAAAACCTTCTATACTCGGCACACAGGTTTCAAGACTTTGCAGGAACTGTCATCAAATGACATGCTTCTGCTTCAGCTTAGGACTGGAATGACCCTCTCTGGGAATAATACAATTTGCTTTcatcatataaaaatttatattgaCAGATTTGAGGAGTTACAGAAGTCATGTTGTGACCCGTTTAACATACACAAAAAGCTAGCCAAAAAGAATCTGCATGTAATTGACTTAGATGATGCCACGTTTCTGAGCGCAAAGTTTGGAAGACAGCTGGTACCTGGTTGGAAGCTTTGCCCAAAATGTACCCAGATCATTAATGGAAGTGTGGATGTTGATTCAGATGACCGCCAGAGACGGAAACCGGAgtcagat ggAAGAACTGCTAAAGCTCTGCGCTCCCTGCAGTTCACAAACCCGGGAAAGCAGACAGAATTTGCTCCAGAAAGTGgtaagagggagaaaaggaagctcACCAAGAACTCGAGCGCTGGTTCTGACAG ACAAATTATTCCAGCAAAGAGTAAAGTCTATGACAGCCAGGGTCTGCTGATTTTCAGTGGCATGGACCTCTGCGACTGCCTTGATGAGGACTGCCTGGGATGCTTCTATGCCTGCCCCACCTGTGGGTCCACCAAATGCGGAGCAGAGTGCCGCTGTGACCGCAAGTGGCTGTATGAGCAAATAGAGATTGAAGGAGGAGAAATAATCCATAATAAACATGCTGG CAAAGCATATGGTCTGTTATCTCCCTGTCACCCATATGATATTTTACAAAAGTGA